The genomic interval TGTCACTCGGCAGATAAATAAAGTTGCGTCTAGAAAGATGGTGCCGAACATAAAGAGGAAGTAGAACACTGGCACGGCTAGGCACATGGAACAGATGTATGCACATATGTCGCCGCCGGATCGATTTCCAGCTCTTATCAGTGCTTTACAGTATCCTTTAATGACAATGAAGGCAAACGACACAACAGGTATTCCGTAAAGCAGTAGAGCAAATAAAAGCTCTAATGCACAAAATAATACGTAAACCGGTAGCAGTAACACACACAGACGACATTTGCGCAAAGCTGACCACCTGTTAATCTGCAGGCCTAAACTGTACTTCCAGAACTTGAAATTCATTAGCATATAAATTTGAGCTAAAAGAATATTATATATCGTGTGGTACCGTCGCGTATTTTGCAATCTGACCGCGCCTAGCAAACAAATTGTACTTGGTTTAAGGCTTAGCGGTGACTTTTCACAAACGGACAGATCTCCCCAGGTTGCGCCCCGTTCTAGAATTCCAATAGGAGATCTGGGTATTACTAACAGGACACTAGTGACAACGAGGTAGCAGACCGAAGCAATAAACGGACCACCTAGTTTAGGGAGGAAATTTTTCTTACTCTTCGTGAAACCTGTCAGAATTGATCGAAAGCCAAGTGGAACCCCAGTGTCAACAGCCTCGTGAACAAACCCATTCAAGTAATAATAGTCAAGAAGAATTTGAATTCCCACAATAGAGAATGTAGCAACTGGAATGAGTAAACGACTTAGTCGACTTACAATAATTCGTAAGTATGTTCCAGCAAATGCACGTTTACATTCTGTAACTGGTGTGAAAATTGTGTTCATAAAGGTTGTGTGACTGCAACCTTCTACTAATATAAAATCGGAAACACTGTCTTTTCCTTGCAGATTCCCATCATTTGCTGAAGGAATAGGAAATTTGTACGATTTTTTCCTAGTAACTTTGTAAAAGAAGAACATTAAAAGTATTGGTGAATATGCAAAAAGGGCAAGTGAGAATATACTTGGATACACCCACCACATGGCGTCGAAATCAAACACTTGCTCTCTGCACACCATCTCTCGTTTTTTCTGTGTACCATTATAGAAATAATTGCAGCAATAATATGTCACTGCCTCTAAGGGACAAACAAGATGTTTACACAACATATATGGATCTATTATTACTCTCTTTCTATAGCAATAGAATGATGGACCATATTTTTCTGAGTTCAATGCCATCATGCCCTCAGTCAAATTAATAAAAGCACGACTTATAATCAAATCGTCCTCTCTGTTTCCAACTCGTAAGTTTGAACAATTTCCCGACACTCTAGAAAGCCTTATTGGTATCGGATGGACTGTCACACTTTCATACAGAAGACCCATCGACCAAATACCAAACTCTGTTGGCCAACGTAGGAATTCAAAAGCACCTTCCTTGCCGTAAAAAGTCCACACCCATACATTCTCTCCAATCGTATAATTTGCTTTTTGAATACTGACATCACTCGTTGCCGTCAGATTAAGATACGCAAAATTACTGGCTTCTGTATAAATGATGTGTCGGAATTGATTAATTACGTCCGACTCTATTTCCAATATGCATTCGCCTGATTCTTTCATTTTCTGATAACTAGTAGTACCACTTTCCCTTACATAAGTGTTGTTCTTATTGGAGATATTTTGGAGAGATTTAACAATGTCTTCATTGTTGACAATTTCTTTAGTTTCGACAATTGCTGTTTTCAATTGCGGCATTTTATTATTGATAGTTGTGCCAGTCGAAGAATAAAACCATTTGCCCTTCGACGCGGCTCGAGTAGTGGTGTGAGGATGTTCCTTGTCATGAGTTATATCTGGCCCTCTTAGTGATCCTACCTCCGCCGTCATCACAATTAGCAGCAATGAAAACCACATTTTCATTCTGAAATTGAACGGTATGAAATATGagtgacatttatgtgttttTCAAGACGAAGATTAATACATTATTCTTCTGTATTGCAACATACACGAAATGAATATGGGCACTCTGTATTATACTTTTTGCAGTGGTTACCACTTCGTTCCCGTTTGCGTTGAAACCAGCGCTGTTTTTAACAAGACAAATCACTGCACGGAgttagatgatgtgtaggtattGAACATCTAGTGTTATTGCACACTTAAATGCTATTAAGTCTACAAAAGGTAGATGAATATTAATCGTATTGCCATGTATATACTTACACTTTTGTTAACCCGtagcaaaataaataattataaccaCTAGTATTTTGACATTGGAAGACATAAATACAGTCTACATATTGCTCCTCGTATATTTTACTCCGAACATCCGTGTGACCCCACCGTTAACAGCATCAATTCAGTAATACTATTTAAATTATCGTTCGAATATATTTaagcaattattatttttactcaCTCGATATCTCGAATTTATTCTCCCCTGAGGTGTATGTCACATAAACGTCTTTTGAATATCGTGCTTGTCGATGTTCGAGTGTCTTCGCTTGTGAACCAACTCATGATGATTTCAAGCATATCAATTGATGTTCTTTTACTTCCTTCTTTCCCTTTTAAATAGTGATGTATCTTCAGCTTATCTGCGCGTGTGAAATATACAGCACTGCTGAACA from Dreissena polymorpha isolate Duluth1 chromosome 1, UMN_Dpol_1.0, whole genome shotgun sequence carries:
- the LOC127879797 gene encoding uncharacterized protein LOC127879797, producing the protein MKMWFSLLLIVMTAEVGSLRGPDITHDKEHPHTTTRAASKGKWFYSSTGTTINNKMPQLKTAIVETKEIVNNEDIVKSLQNISNKNNTYVRESGTTSYQKMKESGECILEIESDVINQFRHIIYTEASNFAYLNLTATSDVSIQKANYTIGENVWVWTFYGKEGAFEFLRWPTEFGIWSMGLLYESVTVHPIPIRLSRVSGNCSNLRVGNREDDLIISRAFINLTEGMMALNSEKYGPSFYCYRKRVIIDPYMLCKHLVCPLEAVTYYCCNYFYNGTQKKREMVCREQVFDFDAMWWVYPSIFSLALFAYSPILLMFFFYKVTRKKSYKFPIPSANDGNLQGKDSVSDFILVEGCSHTTFMNTIFTPVTECKRAFAGTYLRIIVSRLSRLLIPVATFSIVGIQILLDYYYLNGFVHEAVDTGVPLGFRSILTGFTKSKKNFLPKLGGPFIASVCYLVVTSVLLVIPRSPIGILERGATWGDLSVCEKSPLSLKPSTICLLGAVRLQNTRRYHTIYNILLAQIYMLMNFKFWKYSLGLQINRWSALRKCRLCVLLLPVYVLFCALELLFALLLYGIPVVSFAFIVIKGYCKALIRAGNRSGGDICAYICSMCLAVPVFYFLFMFGTIFLDATLFICRVTIFSFTGVIVFPKSAYGYLIFAFTILYYLWDSLENFSLIYKRILKQTIAAAESLQRANDEGLKKVIYKIKGRLGVRESLYEFVIERHNPRRKQVFLTLLQTAILLGGLWIIINLLLKTDNFRELSVIMHVGTALFICALPNLFKRVCARRGGKIEKQKQHKEILRNLNIYMGYFHDEPSSEVEEERLYREPECV